From a single Clostridium isatidis genomic region:
- a CDS encoding RrF2 family transcriptional regulator, with the protein MKISTKGRYGLRALMDMAINAEKECITIKTISERQNISERYLEQIFSLLRKGGIIVGRKGAQGGYNLVKKQSEITIGEILKVLEGENIFIDVNSNEENELEDFMNKNLWNNINNLIEDYLETITLEDLVKDYNKSTENIIYYI; encoded by the coding sequence GTGAAAATTTCTACAAAAGGAAGGTATGGATTAAGAGCCTTAATGGATATGGCTATAAATGCAGAAAAAGAATGTATTACAATAAAAACAATTTCTGAAAGACAAAATATATCGGAAAGATATTTAGAACAAATATTTTCTTTACTTCGTAAGGGTGGAATAATCGTAGGGCGTAAAGGGGCTCAAGGAGGTTATAATTTAGTAAAGAAACAAAGTGAAATTACAATTGGTGAAATACTCAAGGTTCTTGAAGGTGAGAATATTTTTATAGATGTAAATAGCAATGAAGAAAATGAATTAGAAGACTTTATGAATAAAAATTTATGGAACAATATTAACAATTTGATTGAGGATTACCTTGAAACAATTACCCTAGAGGATTTAGTAAAAGATTATAATAAATCAACAGAAAATATAATTTACTATATTTAG
- a CDS encoding CAP domain-containing protein: MIKLKLMSLLLSGCLTTGIGAGTLPSCLNNIKITDQIKIIEQICNTSKDNSNVIIEDENKQPEENTAENNTGSNSNENTNKEDNNSKEDNGTSNEAPIKEEDKKEDTAKEETPAAPEETNTGKENNNSEDNTQKEASDKFIAEIEQAIFTRVNKERAAAGLTALQYNDTMEHYARLKSQDMGDRRYFDHRNPEGQLITSQMQADGVSYRSWGENIAYISGRSGNAALAEQFMNNWMNSSGHRANILSTNFTSIGVGVYKVGNTYYATQEFYR; the protein is encoded by the coding sequence ATGATTAAATTAAAATTAATGTCACTTTTATTATCAGGATGTCTAACAACAGGTATTGGAGCAGGAACTTTACCTTCATGCCTTAATAATATAAAAATAACAGATCAAATAAAGATTATTGAACAAATTTGCAATACATCAAAAGATAATTCAAATGTAATTATTGAAGATGAAAATAAACAACCAGAGGAAAATACAGCCGAAAACAACACTGGCAGCAATTCTAATGAAAATACAAACAAAGAAGATAATAATTCTAAGGAAGACAATGGGACAAGCAATGAGGCTCCTATAAAAGAAGAAGATAAAAAAGAAGATACTGCTAAAGAAGAAACACCAGCAGCTCCTGAAGAAACAAATACAGGTAAGGAAAATAATAATTCTGAAGACAACACTCAAAAAGAAGCTTCAGATAAATTTATAGCAGAAATCGAACAAGCTATCTTTACAAGAGTTAACAAGGAAAGAGCTGCAGCTGGTCTTACAGCATTACAATACAATGATACAATGGAACACTATGCAAGATTAAAATCACAAGATATGGGTGATAGAAGATACTTTGATCATAGAAATCCAGAAGGTCAATTAATAACTTCACAAATGCAGGCAGACGGGGTAAGCTATAGATCTTGGGGTGAAAATATAGCATATATTTCAGGTAGATCTGGAAATGCTGCTCTAGCTGAACAATTTATGAACAACTGGATGAATTCATCAGGCCATAGAGCTAACATCTTATCAACTAACTTTACAAGCATTGGAGTTGGAGTTTACAAGGTAGGTAACACTTACTATGCAACTCAAGAATTCTACAGATAA
- a CDS encoding ATP-grasp domain-containing protein, which translates to MKGWIIYSGTLNIKKIDDLVDSFIIEGKKLNIEIDKIKNTELLPIYNNEGKPDLIYLKKVKEPNFIIFWDKDIFLAKHLENMGYRLFNSSSAIDYCDDKCLMHLMLSNKNISMPKTIISPMIFNYDNINDDYLIEVFNIFKNKVVIKEAKGSFGMQVYLIEEREAFINKIKELNKRNVRFIIQEKVEASFGKDIRVNIIGNKVVGAMLRKSSSDFRANITQGGKGEIVVLTKEQEELALKAHKTLGLDFSGVDLLFGKDNKPILCEVNSNLNFLSFEKLWGKSFGREILKHIIGELNG; encoded by the coding sequence ATGAAGGGCTGGATAATATATAGTGGAACTTTAAATATAAAAAAGATAGATGATTTAGTTGATTCATTTATAATTGAAGGAAAAAAACTAAATATAGAAATAGATAAAATAAAAAATACAGAATTACTTCCTATATATAATAATGAAGGAAAACCTGATTTGATATATTTAAAAAAAGTTAAGGAACCAAACTTTATTATTTTTTGGGACAAAGATATTTTTCTAGCAAAACATTTAGAAAACATGGGATATAGATTATTTAACTCAAGTAGTGCTATAGATTATTGTGATGATAAATGTCTAATGCATTTAATGTTGAGCAATAAAAATATAAGCATGCCGAAAACAATTATCTCTCCAATGATTTTCAATTATGATAATATAAATGATGATTATTTAATAGAAGTATTTAATATTTTTAAAAATAAGGTTGTTATAAAAGAGGCAAAAGGGTCTTTTGGAATGCAAGTTTATTTAATTGAAGAAAGAGAAGCTTTTATTAATAAGATAAAAGAACTTAATAAAAGAAATGTAAGATTTATTATTCAGGAAAAGGTCGAAGCTAGTTTTGGAAAAGATATAAGGGTTAATATAATAGGAAATAAAGTAGTTGGAGCAATGCTTAGAAAAAGCAGTAGCGATTTTAGGGCTAATATTACTCAAGGGGGAAAAGGGGAGATAGTAGTTTTAACTAAAGAGCAGGAAGAATTAGCATTAAAGGCCCATAAGACATTAGGTCTTGATTTTTCAGGTGTCGATTTATTGTTTGGTAAAGATAATAAACCCATATTATGTGAAGTGAATTCAAATTTGAACTTTTTGAGTTTTGAAAAGCTATGGGGAAAAAGCTTTGGCAGAGAGATATTAAAACATATAATAGGTGAATTAAATGGTTAA
- a CDS encoding TIGR03905 family TSCPD domain-containing protein produces the protein MFVYKTKGVCSTEIHLEVESNMIKNVEFIRGCAGNLFGISALVKGMKIDDAISKLKGIDCKGKGTSCPDQLSKALEEFKATSL, from the coding sequence ATGTTTGTTTATAAAACTAAAGGAGTTTGTTCCACAGAAATTCATCTAGAAGTAGAAAGTAATATGATAAAAAATGTTGAATTTATAAGAGGCTGTGCAGGAAACCTTTTTGGAATTTCAGCTTTAGTTAAAGGAATGAAAATAGATGATGCTATATCTAAACTAAAAGGAATTGATTGTAAAGGAAAAGGAACCTCTTGTCCTGATCAATTATCAAAAGCTTTAGAAGAATTTAAGGCCACTAGTTTATAA
- a CDS encoding ATP-grasp domain-containing protein produces MVNGIIIYDKADIERNNAYIKWMIDEAKKYDLNIELVTLNDINFNYIKEKYTFAINRSRSYKLSEKLEDLNIRVFNKSHFCMLGNDKIKAYKFIDNLKINYPIVYKEMKEIDYNKKIIVKPKDGHGGNNIKFLSRNDEILFEENVYQEYIDDYIGDIRFYIVNNKIINSVIRIPKKNDLLSNFSKGGEVRIYNYTESNKKVVNKILNEIEIDYGGIDFLLLKNGEIFFNEFEDAVGSRMLSYLGINNTMDMFLDHVCKEIKKELG; encoded by the coding sequence ATGGTTAATGGAATTATAATTTATGATAAAGCAGATATAGAAAGAAATAATGCTTATATAAAGTGGATGATTGATGAAGCTAAAAAATATGACTTAAATATAGAATTAGTTACTTTAAATGATATAAATTTTAATTACATTAAAGAAAAATATACTTTTGCTATTAATCGTTCAAGGAGTTACAAGCTGAGTGAAAAATTAGAAGATTTAAATATCAGAGTATTTAATAAAAGTCATTTTTGTATGTTAGGGAATGATAAGATAAAGGCTTATAAGTTTATAGATAATTTAAAAATTAATTATCCAATAGTATATAAAGAAATGAAGGAAATAGACTACAATAAGAAAATTATTGTAAAACCCAAAGATGGTCACGGTGGGAATAATATAAAATTTTTAAGTAGAAATGATGAAATTTTATTTGAAGAAAATGTTTATCAGGAATATATAGATGATTATATAGGTGATATAAGATTTTATATTGTAAATAATAAAATAATAAATTCTGTGATAAGAATTCCTAAAAAAAATGATCTTCTTTCAAATTTCTCTAAAGGAGGAGAAGTAAGAATATATAATTACACCGAAAGTAATAAAAAAGTTGTAAATAAAATTTTAAATGAAATAGAAATAGATTATGGCGGAATCGATTTTCTTCTTCTTAAAAATGGAGAAATATTTTTTAATGAATTTGAAGATGCTGTTGGCAGCAGAATGTTAAGTTATCTTGGAATAAACAATACTATGGATATGTTTTTAGATCATGTATGCAAGGAAATTAAAAAGGAGCTAGGATAG
- the deoD gene encoding purine-nucleoside phosphorylase: MAKHLHIMAKEGSIAETVLLPGDPLRAKFIAETYLENPVCYNEVRGMYGFTGTYKGKRVSVQGTGMGLPSHSIYVNELIQFYGAKRLIRIGSAGSINDNVNVRDIVLAQSASTNSGINKRRFNNLDYAPTANFELLLEAYNKCKEKGVNVKVGNVLSSDLFYDDTGMGVKIWADYGCLALEMETAELYTLAAKYKVEALSILTISDHVFKGIETTPDERQKSFTDMMEVALELIK; the protein is encoded by the coding sequence ATGGCAAAGCATTTACACATTATGGCTAAAGAAGGGTCAATTGCAGAAACAGTATTGTTGCCAGGAGATCCATTAAGAGCGAAATTTATAGCAGAAACATATTTAGAAAATCCAGTATGTTATAATGAAGTAAGAGGAATGTATGGATTTACTGGAACATATAAGGGAAAGAGAGTATCTGTTCAAGGTACAGGAATGGGGCTGCCTTCACATTCAATATATGTAAATGAACTAATTCAATTTTACGGAGCTAAGAGATTAATAAGAATAGGTTCTGCAGGATCTATTAATGATAATGTTAATGTAAGAGATATTGTTTTGGCTCAAAGTGCTTCTACAAATTCAGGAATAAATAAAAGAAGATTTAATAATCTTGATTATGCTCCGACTGCTAATTTTGAACTTTTATTAGAGGCTTATAATAAATGTAAAGAAAAAGGTGTTAATGTAAAAGTTGGTAATGTATTGTCCTCAGATTTATTCTATGATGATACAGGAATGGGAGTAAAGATATGGGCTGATTATGGATGTTTAGCTTTAGAAATGGAAACAGCAGAGCTATATACCCTTGCAGCAAAATATAAAGTGGAAGCGCTATCAATACTTACAATTTCTGATCATGTATTTAAGGGAATTGAAACAACACCTGATGAAAGACAAAAAAGTTTCACCGACATGATGGAAGTTGCTCTTGAATTAATAAAATAA
- a CDS encoding valine--tRNA ligase yields MSEKKNIATTYDPKSFEERIYKEWEEKKYFTPKIDKSKKSFSIVMPPPNITGKLHLGHALDNTLQDMLIRFKRMQGYSTLWLPGEDHASIATEVKVENELLKQGLVKKEMGREAFLEKVWEWADEYRGTIRNQLKKMGVSCDFTREAFTMDENLNKAVRTVFVKLYNEGLIYQGNRITNWCPKCSTALSDAEIEYEEQEGFFWHINYPLADGTGYLEIATTRPETLLGDTAVAVNPEDERYKDLIGKTIKLPLTDREIPIVADDYVDIEFGTGAVKITPAHDPNDFQVGLRHNLPQIRVMDDHGVINELGGKYKGLDRYEARKQIVKDLEELGLLVKVKTHTHNVGTHDRCNTVIEPIISKQWYVKMESLAKPAIEAVRTNKTKFVPERFDKIYYNWMENIQDWCISRQLWWGHRIPVWYCLDCNEVIVRTEAPDVCPKCGSSHLKQDEDVLDTWFSSALWPFSTLGWPNKTEDLEYFYPTNVLVTGYDIIFFWVARMIFQGLYCMGETPFDTVLIHGIIRDAQGRKMSKSLGNGVDPLEVIEEYGADALRFMLVTGNSPGNDIRYIPERVEAARNFANKIWNASRYVMMNLDEELMNKYKDCKDYSLADKWILSRVNSLVKEVTENMEKYELGIALQKVYDFMWTEFCDWYIELSKGTLYSDDEKAKGVVYNVLYTVLTTGLKLLHPVMPFITEEIYTTLTDGESIMISSWPEFKEENNNIKAEKEMELIIEAIKGLRNVRAEMNVPPSRKAKVIAYATAEAKEAFLAGVHYFEKLGSAQEVEFIEDKAMVPENAVALVTKGGELFMPLLDLVDREKELERLNKEKKKLEAEVERIDKKLSNEGFLAKAPEAVINGEKEKRAKYQEMLDAVLVRIESLK; encoded by the coding sequence ATGTCAGAGAAGAAAAATATTGCAACAACTTATGATCCTAAATCCTTTGAAGAAAGAATTTATAAGGAATGGGAAGAAAAGAAGTATTTTACACCGAAAATAGATAAAAGTAAAAAATCATTTTCAATAGTGATGCCTCCACCAAATATTACTGGAAAGCTTCACCTAGGGCACGCTCTTGATAACACCCTTCAAGATATGCTTATTAGATTTAAGAGAATGCAGGGATATTCAACTTTATGGCTGCCAGGTGAAGATCATGCTTCTATTGCAACTGAAGTTAAAGTAGAAAATGAATTATTAAAGCAAGGTCTTGTGAAGAAAGAAATGGGAAGAGAAGCCTTCCTTGAAAAAGTATGGGAGTGGGCTGATGAATATAGAGGAACTATAAGAAACCAGCTTAAAAAAATGGGTGTTTCTTGTGATTTTACAAGAGAAGCCTTTACAATGGATGAAAATTTAAATAAAGCAGTTAGAACTGTTTTTGTTAAACTGTATAATGAAGGATTAATTTATCAAGGAAATAGAATAACTAATTGGTGTCCAAAATGTTCAACAGCTTTATCTGATGCAGAAATTGAATATGAAGAACAAGAGGGATTTTTCTGGCATATAAACTATCCATTAGCTGATGGAACTGGTTATTTAGAAATTGCTACTACAAGACCAGAAACTCTACTTGGAGATACAGCTGTGGCTGTAAATCCAGAGGATGAAAGATATAAAGATTTAATAGGAAAAACTATTAAGCTTCCATTAACAGATAGAGAAATCCCAATAGTTGCTGATGATTATGTTGACATAGAATTTGGTACAGGAGCTGTTAAAATTACACCAGCTCACGATCCTAATGACTTCCAGGTAGGTTTAAGGCATAATCTTCCTCAAATTAGAGTTATGGATGATCATGGGGTAATCAATGAACTTGGTGGAAAGTATAAGGGCTTAGATAGATATGAAGCTAGAAAGCAAATAGTAAAAGATCTTGAAGAATTAGGATTATTAGTTAAAGTTAAAACTCATACTCATAATGTTGGAACTCATGATAGATGTAATACAGTAATTGAGCCAATAATATCAAAGCAATGGTATGTAAAAATGGAATCCTTAGCAAAACCAGCTATAGAAGCTGTTAGAACTAATAAGACTAAGTTTGTTCCAGAAAGATTTGATAAGATTTATTATAATTGGATGGAAAATATACAAGACTGGTGCATTTCAAGACAATTATGGTGGGGACATAGAATTCCAGTTTGGTACTGCTTAGATTGTAATGAAGTAATAGTTAGAACTGAAGCACCAGATGTATGTCCGAAGTGTGGATCATCTCATTTAAAACAAGATGAAGATGTATTAGATACATGGTTCTCATCTGCATTATGGCCATTTTCAACATTAGGCTGGCCAAATAAAACTGAAGACTTAGAATACTTCTATCCAACAAATGTATTAGTTACGGGTTATGATATTATATTCTTCTGGGTAGCTAGAATGATTTTCCAAGGCCTTTACTGTATGGGAGAAACACCTTTTGATACCGTATTAATTCATGGAATTATAAGAGATGCTCAAGGAAGAAAAATGAGTAAATCTTTAGGTAATGGTGTTGATCCTCTTGAAGTAATAGAAGAATATGGTGCAGATGCTTTAAGATTTATGTTGGTTACAGGAAATTCACCAGGAAATGATATTAGATATATTCCTGAAAGAGTTGAAGCTGCAAGAAATTTTGCTAATAAGATTTGGAATGCATCAAGATATGTTATGATGAATCTTGATGAAGAACTAATGAATAAGTATAAAGATTGTAAGGATTATAGCTTAGCAGATAAATGGATATTATCTAGAGTTAATTCCTTGGTAAAAGAAGTTACTGAAAACATGGAAAAATATGAACTTGGTATTGCTCTTCAAAAGGTTTATGATTTTATGTGGACTGAATTCTGTGATTGGTATATAGAATTATCTAAGGGAACATTATATAGCGATGATGAAAAGGCTAAGGGAGTTGTATATAACGTTCTTTATACAGTATTAACAACTGGACTTAAACTTCTTCATCCAGTAATGCCATTTATAACAGAAGAAATATATACTACTTTAACTGATGGAGAATCAATTATGATATCTTCATGGCCAGAATTTAAAGAAGAAAACAATAATATTAAAGCAGAAAAAGAGATGGAATTAATTATTGAAGCTATTAAAGGACTTAGAAATGTTAGAGCTGAAATGAATGTTCCACCATCAAGAAAAGCTAAGGTTATAGCTTATGCTACAGCTGAAGCTAAGGAAGCTTTTTTAGCTGGAGTTCATTATTTTGAAAAATTAGGTTCAGCACAAGAAGTTGAATTTATTGAAGACAAAGCAATGGTTCCAGAAAATGCGGTAGCTTTAGTTACTAAGGGTGGAGAATTATTTATGCCGCTACTTGACCTAGTTGATAGAGAAAAAGAACTTGAGAGATTAAATAAAGAAAAGAAAAAATTAGAAGCTGAAGTTGAAAGAATAGATAAAAAACTATCAAATGAAGGCTTCTTAGCAAAAGCACCTGAAGCAGTAATAAATGGTGAAAAGGAAAAGAGAGCAAAATATCAAGAAATGTTAGATGCAGTTTTAGTTAGAATTGAAAGTCTAAAATAA
- a CDS encoding bifunctional folylpolyglutamate synthase/dihydrofolate synthase, whose protein sequence is MKDKDTLEYIKTLRKFGSNYGLERTERLLELLGNPHKKLKLIHIAGTNGKGSTSSIIGSILIKHGYKVGFFNSPHLEKMEETIRINNINIKEEELVNLFKEIRPYVNKVIEEGYSHPTEFEVITCIMFLYLYRQEVDFGIIEVGLGGRMDSTNVIKPIISVITSISVDHINILGSSLKEIAYEKSGIIKENTDVVSAPQKEEVVQVIKNTAKELNSRVDIISIEDGKFIELLREDKLFQRCLIRGKNKNYDIKFPLLGEHQIINLTLGLRVIETLEVLGYIKVNEEKLHEGVKDVSWKGRMEIINENPRFIIDAAHNVEGMEFLKRSIENYFEYDNIYLILGILKDKEIEKMVEIISKLPKEICLVTPYSNRALEAKYLKNIVRKYNKNCIDFCDYNNAINYIKEKAEKNDLIIAAGSIYMIGEIRKLIKK, encoded by the coding sequence ATGAAGGATAAGGATACATTAGAATATATTAAAACACTAAGAAAATTTGGCTCAAATTATGGATTAGAAAGAACAGAAAGATTATTAGAGCTTTTAGGTAATCCTCATAAAAAACTTAAGCTTATTCATATAGCTGGAACTAATGGAAAGGGTTCTACTTCCTCTATTATAGGAAGTATTCTTATTAAACATGGATATAAAGTTGGTTTTTTTAATTCTCCTCATTTAGAGAAAATGGAAGAGACAATAAGAATAAATAATATTAATATAAAAGAAGAGGAGTTAGTAAACTTATTTAAAGAAATTAGACCTTATGTAAATAAAGTTATAGAAGAGGGATATAGTCATCCTACAGAATTTGAAGTAATAACCTGCATTATGTTTCTATATTTATATAGGCAAGAAGTTGATTTTGGAATAATAGAAGTTGGCTTAGGTGGAAGAATGGATTCAACGAATGTAATAAAACCGATAATATCAGTCATAACTTCTATTAGCGTAGATCATATTAATATTTTAGGAAGTTCTTTGAAAGAAATTGCTTATGAAAAATCAGGAATAATAAAAGAGAATACTGATGTAGTTTCAGCACCTCAAAAAGAGGAAGTAGTTCAAGTTATAAAGAATACAGCAAAGGAACTAAATTCCAGAGTGGATATAATTTCTATAGAAGATGGAAAATTTATAGAGCTGTTAAGAGAAGATAAGCTTTTTCAAAGATGTTTAATTAGAGGAAAAAATAAAAATTATGATATTAAATTTCCTCTTCTTGGAGAGCATCAAATAATAAATTTAACTTTAGGACTAAGGGTAATAGAAACATTAGAAGTTTTAGGATATATAAAAGTTAACGAAGAAAAATTGCATGAGGGAGTAAAGGATGTATCTTGGAAGGGCAGAATGGAAATAATAAATGAAAATCCAAGATTTATAATTGATGCAGCTCATAATGTTGAAGGGATGGAGTTTTTGAAAAGGAGTATTGAAAATTATTTTGAATATGATAATATTTATTTAATTCTTGGTATATTAAAAGATAAAGAGATTGAAAAAATGGTAGAAATAATATCAAAGCTTCCTAAGGAAATATGTTTAGTAACCCCTTATTCAAATAGAGCATTAGAAGCTAAATACTTAAAGAATATAGTAAGAAAATATAATAAAAACTGTATTGATTTTTGTGATTATAATAATGCAATAAATTATATAAAAGAAAAGGCAGAGAAAAATGATCTTATTATTGCTGCTGGCTCCATATATATGATAGGTGAAATAAGAAAACTAATAAAAAAGTAG
- the cysK gene encoding cysteine synthase A, producing MKIAKSLVELIGNTPLLELQNYSKEKGVIGNLIVKLEYFNPGGSVKDRIAIAMIEDAEKKGLINKDTVIIEPTSGNTGIGLAWVGASKGYKVILTMPDTMSLERRNLLKALGAELVLTPGANGMKGAIAKAIELKEQYGNAIIPQQFENSSNPEIHRKTTAEEIYRDTDGKVDIFVAGVGTGGTVTGVGEVLKSRNPDVKIVAVEPTDSPVISTGKAGPHKIQGIGAGFIPKNLNVDILDEIITVKNEEAFQASKDLARTEGLLVGISAGAAIHAATILAKREENKDKNIVVVLPDTGERYLSTDLFK from the coding sequence ATGAAGATAGCAAAAAGTTTAGTTGAATTAATAGGAAATACTCCATTATTAGAACTGCAAAACTATAGTAAAGAAAAGGGTGTTATAGGAAATTTAATAGTAAAACTTGAATATTTTAATCCAGGTGGCAGTGTTAAAGATAGAATTGCTATTGCAATGATAGAAGATGCGGAGAAAAAAGGATTAATTAATAAGGATACTGTAATAATTGAGCCAACAAGTGGAAATACAGGTATTGGATTAGCTTGGGTTGGGGCATCAAAAGGATATAAAGTAATATTAACTATGCCTGATACAATGAGTTTAGAAAGAAGAAATCTTTTAAAAGCTTTGGGTGCTGAATTAGTATTAACACCAGGAGCTAATGGTATGAAGGGTGCAATAGCAAAAGCAATTGAATTAAAAGAACAATATGGAAATGCTATTATCCCTCAACAATTTGAAAATTCATCAAATCCAGAAATTCATAGAAAAACTACAGCGGAAGAAATTTATAGAGATACTGATGGAAAGGTTGATATTTTTGTTGCAGGTGTAGGTACTGGTGGAACTGTAACAGGGGTAGGGGAAGTATTAAAATCAAGAAATCCAGACGTAAAGATAGTTGCAGTAGAACCTACTGATTCCCCAGTAATTTCAACAGGAAAAGCAGGTCCGCATAAAATTCAAGGAATAGGTGCAGGTTTTATACCTAAGAACTTAAATGTAGATATATTAGATGAAATTATAACTGTAAAAAATGAAGAAGCTTTCCAAGCATCAAAAGATTTAGCGAGAACTGAAGGTTTATTAGTTGGTATTTCTGCAGGAGCTGCAATTCATGCGGCAACAATTCTGGCGAAAAGGGAAGAAAATAAAGATAAAAATATAGTGGTTGTTTTACCAGATACTGGGGAAAGATATTTATCAACTGACTTATTTAAATAA